GAGCGGGTAGGTGCTGTACGGACGACGCCAATCGATGTGCGGGTGATCGCTTCCACGAATTCGGATATGCTTCAAAGCATCAAGGAAGGGAAGTTTCGGGCAGACCTCTATTATCGGTTGAATGTCGTGTCACTCTCGATTCCTCCGTTGCGCGAGCGTCTGGAGGATTTGCCGGAGCTGGTTTCGAATCTACTCAAACAGCTTGGCGAGTCCACTGGCGTTGCGGTCAGGGCCATTGATGAAGAGGTATGGCACGTACTTCGTGGCTACTCCTGGCCAGGCAATGTACGGGAGTTGAAAAACGTACTGGAACGAGCCCTGCATCTAATGGAAGACGATATCTTGAAAAAGGAGCATATTTGGCTGCCTGTATCTGACGAAGGGACACCCTCATCCTTGTCGGTTTCAACTCATGCCGTTCGACCATTGAAACAAATCTTGGAAGAGGCTGAGCAGGAAGCGCTTCGTCAAGCGATGCAGCAAGCAGGGGGAAACAAGCTTAACGCCGCCAAGCTGTTGCAAATCAGCAAGTCCAGCTTTTACGAAAAGTGGGAGAAGTACCAGTAGCACGAGGCGTGTATAAGTCGGGGATGTGGCGTTGAGCCAAGTTCGCGGCTTTTTTCATCTGAAGCAATAGCGTTTTGGTAGATTCCGGTTTTCTGGAATAGAGCAAGAGGGTCTCCGGTAAAAACCCAATAGCCTTCCATGAGCAGATTCCCTAAAAAATGGGCGGATTTTTGCTAGATTCCATAAAACCGGACAATAAATTCCGGAAATCCGGAAAATTTGCAAGCGCTATCATCTGCTCCCTAACACTCCAGGCACGATGAAGGGGTATGGTTGAACGATTTTTCTGGAATCGGCTGGGGTTGGCATGGTCCGTGCAATTGAATTAGATTTGAAAGCGTTTTCCTCAAGTGAGTCCACACAATCTCCTCTGTAAAGCGGAGGAGAAATTGAAAGGAGAATTCTATGATCATCGAAGTGTTATCCATCTTGGTTTCGCTCGGCCTGCTGATGTTTTTTGCGTATCGGGGCTATCCTGTTATCGTATTTGCCCCTATTTTTACGCTGCTGGCCGTTGTCCTTTCCGGGATCTCTCTGTTGCCGAGCTACACCGAAACCTTCATGACGAATGCAGCAAACTATGTGAAATCATTCTTCCCTATTTTCTTACTGGGTGCCATTTTCGGGAAAGTCATGGAGTTGAGCGGTGCCGCCTCATCCATCGCTCACACAATTGTGAGGGCGCTTGGCTCCAATCGTGCGATCTTGGCTGTCGTTCTGGCTTGTTCGATTTTGACGTATGGCGGGGTTTCCTTGTTCGTTGTGGCATTTGCGGTGTATCCGTTTGCCGCTGCGATATTCCGTGAAGCCAATATTCCGAAGCGTCTCATTCCAGGAACGATCGCGCTCGGGGCCTTTACGTATACGATGGACGCCTTGCCAGGTACACCACAAATTCAAAACATCATTCCTACGACTTATTTTGGTACGGATGCTTATGCTGCACCTGTTGTTGGAACGATTGGCGCCATTATGGTTTTCATTGGCGGGATGCTATGGCTGGAGCGCAGACGCAAGCAAGCTGTCGCTGCTGGGGAAGGCTACGGTGAGGGACATACGAACGAGCCAGAGCTGATCAAAAATGAATCCTACATGAACATCTGGGTTGCGATTCTCCCGTTGGCATTGGTGCTCGTGGGTAACTATATGTTCAGCAGAGGGATTTGGACAGTAGAGACGTGGTACGATCCGGCGATCCTCAAAGAATCATTTAAGATTGAGAAAGTGAAAAACGTCGTATCTTCTTGGTCACTGATTATTTCGCTCTGTCTTGGAATTATTGCCGCAATTTTAATCAATGTGAAGCAAGTCAAAAACAAGCTGGCGAGTGGTTTGACTGCTGCCGCGATGGGTTCTCTCTTAGCGATCTTCAACACTGCTTCCGAAGTTGGGTTCGGAAACGTTGTGAAAACATTGCCGGGCTTCAAATTTATCCAAGGCTGGATTATGGGAGCAAGTGATCATCCGTTGGTTTCTGAGGCACTGGCTGTAAACGTACTGGCAGGTGTGACAGGTTCAGCGTCGGGCGGTATGTCGATCGCGCTGGAGGTTATGAGCAAGCAATACCTGGAGATGGCAAATGCTGCGGGAATCAGCCCTGAGTTGCTGCACCGTATTGCCTCGATGTCTTCCGGTGGTATGGACACATTGCCACACAACGGAGCGGTCATTACATTGCTCGCGATTACTGGTTTGACGCATCGTCAATCGTACAAAGACATTTTCGCGATAACGGTTTTGAAAACAGCTGTCGTGTTCATTCTGGCATTTGCCGTGTCTATTTTCTAATTTTCATCAAAGATCAGCGAGTTTATAGACAGAGAAAATGAGGATCAGGAGAGGAGATAGTAGGGGATGGAGAAGTTGTTGGAGCAACAGGTAGCAGTTGTAACAGGGGCTGCAAGCGGTATTGGATTGGAGATTGCCCGGACGTTTGCCGAGGAAGGGGCGAGGGTCGTCATACTGGACTTGAATGGGGAAGCAGCGGAAGCAGCAGCAGCCCAATTGCAGAAGGAAGGTCACGAAGCAATCAGCTTTGGTTGTAATGTTACTGACGAGGTACAAATGCAGGCGTGCATCCAGCAGACAGTCCAAATTTTTGGCAGACTCGATATCCTAGTGAATAATGCCGGATTGCAATTTGTTTCTCCTATAGAAGAGTTTCCGACTGCAAAATTTGAACAAATGCTCAGTATTATGCTGACAGCGCCTTTTGTCGCGATTAAACACGTGTTCCCCATTATGAAGCAACAAGGCCATGGCCGTATCATCAATATGGCTTCGATCAACGGCTTGATTGGCTTTGCAGGGAAGGCAGCTTACAACAGTGCCAAGCACGGAGTCATCGGGCTCACCAAGGTTGCAGCCTTGGAAGGAGCAGCGGCTGGTATTACGGTAAATGCCATTTGTCCGGGGTATGTCGATACGCCGCTGGTACAAAACCAATTAGCGGATTTGGCTAAGACAAGAAATGTGCCGTTGGAAAAGGTGATGGAAGAAGTCATCTACCCGCTGGTGCCGCAGAAGCGACTGCTGCAAGTAAAGGAAGTAGCGAACTACGCTGCCTTTTTGGCTAGCAAGAAAGCGTCAGGCGTTACGGGCCAAGCTGTCGTCATTGATGGCGGGTATACAGCGCAGTAAGCCTGTTAAAGTCCCTGTTTTATAGGGGCTTTTTTTATTTCGCTAGCTTTTTTAAAAAACTAGCAAAAAAGATCTTGTATTCTTTTTTTAGATGTGATAGATTATTACTTGTCGCCAAGAACGACGACAAAATACGAGAAAAGAAAACGAGATTCGATAAAAAACTTCTTGACTCGCAAACAACGAACGTGATAAGATATAAAGCGTTCGACAAAAAATGCTCTTTGAAAACTGAACAGCGAAAGCGTTAATGAGTCTATCATGAAATGATTTGCCAGCTTTGAACCAGTAACAAACTTTATTGGAGAGTTTGATCCTGGCTCAGGACGAACGCTGGCGGCGTGCCTAATACATGCAAGTCGAGCGAGTCTCTTCGGAGGCTAGCGGCGGACGGGTGAGTAACACGTAGGCAACCTGCCTCTCAGACTGGGATAACATAGGGAAACTTATGCTAATACCGGATAGGTTTTTGGATCGCATGATCCGAAAAGAAAAGATGGCTTCGGCTATCACTGGGAGATGGGCCTGCGGCGCATTAGCTAGTTGGTGGGGTAACGGCCTACCAAGGCGACGATGCGTAGCCGACCTGAGAGGGTGACCGGCCACACTGGGACTGAGACACGGCCCAGACTCCTACGGGAGGCAGCAGTAGGGAATTTTCCACAATGGACGAAAGTCTGATGGAGCAACGCCGCGTGAACGATGAAGGTCTTCGGATTGTAAAGTTCTGTTGTTAGGGACGAATAAGTACCGTTCGAATAGGGCGGTACCTTGACGGTACCTGACGAGAAAGCCACGGCTAACTACGTGCCAGCAGCCGCGGTAATACGTAGGTGGCAAGCGTTGTCCGGATTTATTGGGCGTAAAGCGCGCGCAGGCGGCTATGTAAGTCTGGTGTTAAAGCCCGGAGCTCAACTCCGGTTCGCATCGGAAACTGTGTAGCTTGAGTGCAGAAGAGGAAAGCGGTATTCCACGTGTAGCGGTGAAATGCGTAGAGATGTGGAGGAACACCAGTGGCGAAGGCGGCTTTCTGGTCTGTAACTGACGCTGAGGCGCGAAAGCGTGGGGAGCAAACAGGATTAGATACCCTGGTAGTCCACGCCGTAAACGATGAGTGCTAGGTGTTGGGGGTTTCAATACCCTCAGTGCCGCAGCTAACGCAATAAGCACTCCGCCTGGGGAGTACGCTCGCAAGAGTGAAACTCAAAGGAATTGACGGGGGCCCGCACAAGCGGTGGAGCATGTGGTTTAATTCGAAGCAACGCGAAGAACCTTACCAGGTCTTGACATCCCGCTGACCGCTCTGGAGACAGAGCTTCCCTTCGGGGCAGCGGTGACAGGTGGTGCATGGTTGTCGTCAGCTCGTGTCGTGAGATGTTGGGTTAAGTCCCGCAACGAGCGCAACCCTTATCTTTAGTTGCCAGCATTCAGTTGGGCACTCTAGAGAGACTGCCGTCGACAAGACGGAGGAAGGCGGGGATGACGTCAAATCATCATGCCCCTTATGACCTGGGCTACACACGTGCTACAATGGTTGGTACAACGGGATGCTACCTCGCGAGAGGACGCCAATCTCTTAAAACCAATCTCAGTTCGGATTGTAGGCTGCAACTCGCCTACATGAAGTCGGAATCGCTAGTAATCGCGGATCAGCATGCCGCGGTGAATACGTTCCCGGGCCTTGTACACACCGCCCGTCACACCACGGGAGTTTGCAACACCCGAAGTCGGTGAGGTAACCGCAAGGAGCCAGCCGCCGAAGGTGGGGTAGATGACTGGGGTGAAGTCGTAACAAGGTATCCGTACCGGAAGGTGCGGATGGATCACCTCCTTTCTATGGAGATATGACCGTAACGCAACATTCGCTGTTCAGTTTTGAAGGAGCATAAATCCTTCATATAGTCTGGTGATGATGGCGGAGGGGACACACCCGTTCCCATGCCGAACACGGCCGTTAAGCCCTCCAGCGCCGATGGTACTTGCTCCGCAGGGAGCCGGGAGAGTAGGACGTCGCCAGGCAGTTACTCTTACGAGTAACTATCCATTTGTTCCTTGAAAACTGGATACTGCATGAAATTGCTAAGATATTAACTGTAAGTACTTTTTAGTGCTAACCAATGTGGTTAAGTTACTAAGGGCACACGGTGGATGCCTTGGCGCTAGGAGCCGAAGAAGGACGCAGCGAACTGCGATAAGCCTCGGGGAGCGGTAAGCACGCTTTGATCCGGGGATCTCCGAATGGGGTAACCCACCATCTGTAATGGGATGGTATCCTTCACTGAATACATAGGTGATGAGAAGGCAGACCCGGTGAACTGAAACATCTAAGTAGCCGGAGGAAGAGAAAACAATAGTGATTCCGTCAGTAGTGGCGAGCGAACGCGGAAGAGCCTAAACCGTCGGGTTTACCCGGCGGGGTTGTGGGGCGTCTCACATGGAGTTACAAAAGACGCGCGTAGGTGAACAGCTTGGGAAAGCTGACCATAGAGCGTGATAGTCGCGTAACCTAAACGCGCGTCTCTCCGAGACCAACCCCGAGTAGCGCGGGACACGTGAAATCCCGTGTGAATCTGGCAGGACCATCTGCTAAGGCTAAATACTACCTAGCGACCGATAGTGAACCAGTACCGTGAGGGAAAGGTGAAAAGCACCCCGGGAGGGGAGTGAAATAGTACCTGAAACCGTGTGCTTACAAATAGTCGGAGCCCGTTAAAAGGGTGACGGCGTGCCTTTTGTAGAATGAACCGGCGAGTTACGGTAGCGTGCGAGGTTAAGTTGAAGAGACGGAGCCGCAGCGAAAGCGAGTCTGAATAGGGCGATAGTACGCTGCCGTAGACCCGAAACCGTGTGATCTAGCCATGTCCAGGGTGAAGGTAGGGTAACACCTACTGGAGGCCCGAACCCACGCACGTTGAAAAGTGCGGGGATGAGGTGTGGCTAGCGGTGAAATTCCAATCGAACTCGGAGATAGCTGGTTCTCCCCGAAATAGCTTTAGGGCTAGCCTCGGAATTTAGAGTCTTGGAGGTAGAGCACTGATTGGACTAGGGGCCCTCATCGGGTTACCGAATTCAGTCAAACTCCGAATGCCAATGACTTATGTCCGGGAGTCAGACGGTGAGTGCTAAGATCCATCGTCAAAAGGGAAACAGCCCAGACCATCAGCTAAGGTCCCCAAGTATACGTTAAGTGGGAAACGATGTGGAGTTGCCCAGACAACCAGGATGTTGGCTTAGAAGCAGCCACCATTTAAAGAGTGCGTAATAGCTCACTGGTCGAGTGACTCTGCGCGGAAAATGTAACGGGGCTAAACGTATCACCGAAGCTATGGCAGTCCTTACGGACTGGGTAGGGGAGCGTTCCAAGCAGCAGTGAAGCCGTACTGGAAAGAGCGGTGGAGCGCTTGGAAGTGAGAATGCCGGTGTAAGTAGCGAAAAGACAAGTGAGAATCTTGTCCACCGAAAGCCTAAGGTTTCCTGGGGAAGGCTCGTCCTCCCAGGGTTAGTCGGGACCTAAGCTGAGGCCGAAAGGCGTAGGCGATGGACAACAGGTTGATATTCCTGTACCACCTCTGTTCCGCTTGAGCAATGGCGTGACGCAGGAGGATAGGGTGAGCGGCCTACTGGATGGCCGTCCAAGCAGTAAGTGTGGTGTGTAGGCAAATCCGCACACCGTGAAGCATGAGCTGTGATGGCGAGGGAAATTTAAGTACCGAAGTCCCTGATTTCACACTGCCAAGAAAAGCGTCTAGCGAGGAACAAGGTGCCCGTACCGCAAACCGACACAGGTAGGCGAGGAGAGAATCCTAAGGTGCGCGGGATAACTCTTGCTAAGGAACTCGGCAAAATGGCCCCGTAACTTCGGGAGAAGGGGCGCCTCGGTAGGGTTAATAGCCCGAGGGGGCCGCAGTGAAAAGGCCCAAGCGACTGTTTAGCAAAAACACAGGTCTCTGCGAAGCCGCAAGGCGAAGTATAGGGGCTGACGCCTGCCCGGTGCTGGAAGGTTAAGGGGATGAGTTAGCGCAAGCGAAGCTTTGAACCGAAGCCCCAGTAAACGGCGGCCGTAACTATAACGGTCCTAAGGTAGCGAAATTCCTTGTCGGGTAAGTTCCGACCCGCACGAAAGGCGTAACGACTTGGGCGCTGTCTCGGCAAGAGACCCGGTGAAATCATAATACCTGTGAAGATGCAGGTTACCCGCGACAAGACGGAAAGACCCCATGGAGCTTTACTGTAGCCTGGTATTGGAACTTTGTGCATCATGTACAGGATAGGTGGGAAGCTGAGAAGCAGGGGCGCCAGCCTCTGTGGAGCTGTCGGTGGGATACCACCCTTGATGTACGGAGTTTCTAACTCGTCGCCCTTATCGGGCGAGAGGACCATGCCAGGTGGGCAGTTTGACTGGGGCGGTCGCCTCCTAAAAGGTAACGGAGGCGCCCAAAGGTTCCCTCAGAATGGTCGGAAATCATTCGTAGAGTGTAAAGGCAGAAGGGAGCTTGACTGCGAGACCTACAAGTCGAGCAGGGACGAAAGTCGGGCTTAGTGATCCGGTGGTTCCGCATGGAAGGGCCATCGCTCAACGGATAAAAGCTACCCTGGGGATAACAGGCTTATCTCCCCCAAGAGTCCACATCGACGGGGAGGTTTGGCACCTCGATGTCGGCTCATCGCATCCTGGGGCTGAAGTAGGTCCCAAGGGTTGGGCTGTTCGCCCATTAAAGCGGTACGCGAGCTGGGTTCAGAACGTCGTGAGACAGTTCGGTCCCTATCTGTCGCGGGCGTAGGAAGTTTGAGGAGAGCTGTCCTTAGTACGAGAGGACCGGGATGGACGCACCGCTGGTGCACCAGTTGTCACGCCAGTGGCACAGCTGGGTAGCTATGTGCGGACGGGATAAGCGCTGAAAGCATCTAAGCGTGAAGCCCCCTCCAAGATGAGACTTCCCACAGCGCAAGCTGGTAAGACCCCTCATAGACGATGAGGTTGATAGGTTCGGTGTGGAAGCGCGGTAACGCGTGGAGCTGACGAATACTAATCGGTCGAGGACTTATCCACACACTCTTAGCAATCATGCGTATTCAGTTTTGAAGGAATGAGGCGAAAAGCTGTATTCCCGATTACTTGTTAAAAGTAATGGAGAATGCAGCTTTTTTTGTATTTCCGCCAGTACGTACAAATCTGATTCAAAAAAATACGTGCTCTAATGAAAGGAGCGTGTGCACAGCCAAGATCGGCGAGTGTGGTCATTATTGTGATTCCAGTCGATTATGCTATGCTGAATGACATACAGCTTTTTCAAATGAAAGAGGGATTAATATGCTTATTCTTGCAGTGGAGGATGAAAAAGCGCTGCTTCAGACAATTGCAGGAGTCCTGGCCGACGAAGGATATCAGGTGGATATGGCAGACCGCGGAGATGACGGCTTGTTATTGGCGGAACGCGGCATCTACGATTTGCTAGTCCTAGACATTATGATGCCAGGAATGGATGGTCTTTCACTGGTGAGAACGTTGCGTACAAAAGGGATAATGACGCCGGTTTTATTTTTAACGGCAAAAGATAGCGTAGAGTCGAGAGTCGAGGGATTGGATGCCGGAGCAGACGATTATTTGGTCAAGCCGTTTGCGGCCGAAGAACTGACGGCGAGAGTGAGAGCCCTTTTGCGTCGACAAGGGAAACAGAACACAGAAGGCGAGCTGGCATACGGTCCTCTATCGCTGAAGATAAATGAATATGACGGGTTTGTTGATGATGAGCCGATGAAGTTAACCACGAAGGAGTACGAGCTACTCAAGTACTTCCTGCAAAATCGGGAGCAAATATTGACGCGCCAACAAATTTTTGACCGCGTATGGGGAATTGATTCAGAAGCGAATTACGGAGTGGTCGATTTGTATGTCCACTACCTGCGTAAAAAGCTGGGTGCTTACGAAGGCTTCATCCGAACGATCCGCAATGTGGGCTACATTTTGAAAAAGGAAAACAAATGATGTTTCGAAAAACGAGGATTCGGCTCGTAACGTTGAACGTAGTAGTGGTGCTTCTCTTGTTGAACGGGCTGGGTAGCGCAGTCTACTACACGATGAAGTACCGTCTCTATTCGCAGGTGGATCGAGAAATGACCAAAGTCAGCCAAAGGCTGGCAGTTGATGCTTTGCCTCGACTCCATCGTATTGAAGACGACCCTTTTCCATACAACCGTCAGGAGAGGAAAAAGTTTAACGATCTAGATCGCCGATATGTTTTGCTCGTCTGGGATAGCTTTGGTCGTGTCATCGGGACGGCATTTAGTGATAGGCTGGAGCCAGAGGAGTATGCAAAATTCCAGCATAACGGAAAAGCAGACGGAATCGAAACAAAAACAGTGAATGGGCAAATCTACCGCATGCAGACAGTTACTGTTCCGAAAAAGGTCGTTGTAGGCAATCGGATACAGACTGCGTACCAGTTTCAACTGATTTACAATCTGGCGCCTGAGCAAAACGTGCTGGACAGCTTGCTATACGTTGTCATGATCGGCGACATTATCAGTATTGTCATTGCGATTGTGGCTGGGTGGTTTTTGGCGAGAAGGGCACTAATCCCGATCCAAGTCTCGTGGGAAAAGCAGCAGCAGTTTATTGCCGATGCTTCTCATGAGCTGAGGACGCCGCTCACGGCCATCATGGTCAATCTAGAAAGGCTTTTCAAACACCCGGATCACACGATTGAGCAGGAAAGTGAAAAAATCATGATTGGGATGCAGGAGGCCAAGCGCTTGAGCAGGCTCGTCTCGGATTTGCTCACACTGGCTCGCAGTGATTCTAACGAGTTGCAGATCATGAATCAGACGCTGCGCTTAGACGAGGTAGCGATCAAATGCACCCAGGTTTTTGCACAACTTGCCATCGCACGGGAAATTCGCCTCGAAACAGACATCCAGCAACCCATTGAGATGGTGGGGGACCAAGAACGTCTGCATCAGCTTATGGTTATCTTGCTGGACAATGCCTTGAAGTACACGAACGAAGATGGCCGGATTTATGTTTCTTGCAAAAAGGAAGGCGGTCGCGTTTCGATTCTTGTAAAAGACAGCGGGATCGGGATTTCCAAGGAGGATATTCCGTATTTGTTTGATCGCTTCTTCCGGGTGGATAAAATGCGCTCTCGTGCGACAGAAGGAACAGGCTTGGGGCTTTCTATTGCCAAATGGATCGTGGATGCTCATCACGGAAAAATTCAGGTCAGCAGTGAGGTAGGTATCGGAACCAGTTTTTTGGTTACACTTCCAATAAAGCCGTAAACAGATGGAAAGAACCGTTTTCCCAGAGTAGGGAATCGGTTCTTTTTTCAGATAGTGGAGCAATTCCATTTAACATACATTTATGTTTCAAATATCTCTAAATTGAGGTAAACTATAAGCAGAGAGGAGTGGTTGTACTCATGAACATGACGATCACTAAAGCAGCGGTAGCATGGTTTCGGGAAGAATGGGGATGCAAAGAAGGAGACAGCATTCGTTTTTTTGTCCGGTACGGAGGCGTTAGTACGGTCCAGGATTCATTCTCGATGGGGATTGCCAAAGAGTTGCCGAATGAAATCGGCATTTCGGCAGTAGAGGATGGCATCACATTTTATATGGAAAAAGATGAGCTGTGGTATATGAATGGAAAAGGGCTGGTTGTCGATTATCGCCCAGAGACAGACGAAGTGGAATTTAAGCTGGATTAAGTAAGGAAAATGATAGCGAGTAGGATGAAGGGCTCCGGATATTCGGGGCCTTTTTCCATGTGCGAAAAAAACCGATATTATACTTTACAAACAAAAATGTATGTTATACTATGGGTGCATAAATGGAAAAAGGAGGAGGTTACATGCGTTTACTTGATTCTTACTTGGAGCTTGGCATTACGGGAATGGCACGTGCAGCTGTAGCAGGATGGTTCGACGGTCATTATGGGGCAGCTTTATTGGCAGGGTACTTCATGGATCGTGAGCACGATCTCCCTGAACATGTAAAAGAGGGCATTGAGCGGACATGCGAATCCTTCCGCAAGCAAAAACCTGAATGGTTTGTTCCACTAGATCAAGACGAGAAAGCTGACCCCTCCTTGTTACAGCACGTCATCGATGGCCTCCAGCAAAATGTGAAGCAGCTTCGGACATCAGGCCATGGACTAGCACTAGGTGTGTTGGCATTAAAAGCACTGCGCGAACGCCCTGATATGATCACTCCGACTGTGGTGGATGGCCTAGTCAGGATTCTCCAAGCGACGACAGAAGACAGGAAAGACCGTTATTGGGGCATCGAGAATTACCATGGCATGACGATTGATGATGTCAAAGACGACGATGTTGCGCCTTACCATACAACAGCAGAGATGGCAGAGCGGGCGTTTGACGAGCTACATTTGGTTATACCGCCGCGTGATATTAACGGGGTACGTTATCATTTGGCAAGCGAGGTCGTTCATAACATCACACAGGCTCATGCGTTAACAGATCTAGAGCGATTCGGTTATGAGGATATTGTGAAGCCTGGTATCGTAAACCATCGTCTTCAAATCTATTTGAATCGCCATGTTCCTCCGTTCACTTTAGAGGATGAGGTGAAGGAGCCAGCTTTCGAGGAAATTTTTTCACCGCTATACTGGGAAAGGCTCTACAGCGATCCTCATGCATTGAAGCTTCCGTATGCTGCGTTGGATCTCTTAAAGCGGTTCCCGTCGGAGAAGAGAGCTCTTGCCGAACGTAATTTGTGCAAGCTTTTGACGATTACGGATTAATAAAATCTCACAAATAAAAAGAACAGGGAGGCCAATGGGCACTCTCTGTTCTTTTTCACTTCGAATGAGCGTCATCTACCAGGTAGGAATGACTGTCGTAGTAGACTCCCGATTTGCATAGTAGCTTTTATGCTCGATCAGGGCATTGCGAATGGCAGACTCATTGATGTCAAAACCGATCCCTGGCGTTGTCGGTACAGCCAGCATGCCAGGTGCTGCAAAATCGATGACAGGTGTCACGATATCTTCCGCAAAGTAGCGATGCGAAGGGGATGTATCGCCGGCAATCGTGAAGTTGCTAAGCGAGGCCATCGCGATATTATGCGCCCGTCCAATTCCTGCCTCCAGCATTCCTCCGCACCATACAGGTACGCCGCGTTTCTCACACAGGTCATGAATCTTCTTGGCATCTGTCAGACCGCCTACGCGACCGATTTTGATGTTGATAATCCGGCAACTGCCGAGCTCGAGAGCTTTGCGGGCATCTTCTACTGTATGGATACTTTCATCGAGGCAGATCGGCGTTTTCAGTTCTCTTTGCAAGGTCGCATGGTCGATGATGTCATCATGAGCCAATGGCTGTTCAATCATGATCAAACCGAAGCCGTCTAAAGCCTTCAGCATCTCCATGTCTGCCAGCGTATACGCAGAGTTTGCGTCCGCCATCAGTGGAACATCTGGTCCAAATGTGTTGCGGATCGCACGCATTGGCTCGACATCAAAGCCCGGTTTGATTTTCACTTTGATCTTTTTGTAGCCGTCACGGATGAAGCCTTCTACGCGTTGCAGCAGTTTTTCGATAGTCGGCTCGATTCCGATACTCACACCGACGTCAATCGTCGTACGAGTTCCGCCCAATGCTTGGGAGAGGGAGAGACCGTTCATTTTGGCGTACAAATCCCAGACGGCACCTTCCAAGGCAGCTTTGGCCATGTGGTTGCGGCGCATCCAAGAGAAGAGGCGGGATACATCATCAGGATGCTCGATCTCCCGTGAAAACAGCTGCGGGATCAAATACTTTTCGAGCATGTACCAGACCGTATCGACATCTTCCTCGTTGTAAACAGGGACGTCCATCGCGACGCTTTCACCGAAGCCGACATGGGCACCGCTGTACGCACGTACCAGAATGCATTCCTTGTGGGTTTCGACTCCCATGCTCGTCTCAAAAGGG
The window above is part of the Brevibacillus brevis NBRC 100599 genome. Proteins encoded here:
- the menC gene encoding o-succinylbenzoate synthase, producing the protein MKIERVDLQRIKIPLNSPFETSMGVETHKECILVRAYSGAHVGFGESVAMDVPVYNEEDVDTVWYMLEKYLIPQLFSREIEHPDDVSRLFSWMRRNHMAKAALEGAVWDLYAKMNGLSLSQALGGTRTTIDVGVSIGIEPTIEKLLQRVEGFIRDGYKKIKVKIKPGFDVEPMRAIRNTFGPDVPLMADANSAYTLADMEMLKALDGFGLIMIEQPLAHDDIIDHATLQRELKTPICLDESIHTVEDARKALELGSCRIINIKIGRVGGLTDAKKIHDLCEKRGVPVWCGGMLEAGIGRAHNIAMASLSNFTIAGDTSPSHRYFAEDIVTPVIDFAAPGMLAVPTTPGIGFDINESAIRNALIEHKSYYANRESTTTVIPTW
- a CDS encoding HesB/YadR/YfhF family protein — its product is MNMTITKAAVAWFREEWGCKEGDSIRFFVRYGGVSTVQDSFSMGIAKELPNEIGISAVEDGITFYMEKDELWYMNGKGLVVDYRPETDEVEFKLD
- a CDS encoding response regulator transcription factor gives rise to the protein MLILAVEDEKALLQTIAGVLADEGYQVDMADRGDDGLLLAERGIYDLLVLDIMMPGMDGLSLVRTLRTKGIMTPVLFLTAKDSVESRVEGLDAGADDYLVKPFAAEELTARVRALLRRQGKQNTEGELAYGPLSLKINEYDGFVDDEPMKLTTKEYELLKYFLQNREQILTRQQIFDRVWGIDSEANYGVVDLYVHYLRKKLGAYEGFIRTIRNVGYILKKENK
- a CDS encoding sensor histidine kinase translates to MMFRKTRIRLVTLNVVVVLLLLNGLGSAVYYTMKYRLYSQVDREMTKVSQRLAVDALPRLHRIEDDPFPYNRQERKKFNDLDRRYVLLVWDSFGRVIGTAFSDRLEPEEYAKFQHNGKADGIETKTVNGQIYRMQTVTVPKKVVVGNRIQTAYQFQLIYNLAPEQNVLDSLLYVVMIGDIISIVIAIVAGWFLARRALIPIQVSWEKQQQFIADASHELRTPLTAIMVNLERLFKHPDHTIEQESEKIMIGMQEAKRLSRLVSDLLTLARSDSNELQIMNQTLRLDEVAIKCTQVFAQLAIAREIRLETDIQQPIEMVGDQERLHQLMVILLDNALKYTNEDGRIYVSCKKEGGRVSILVKDSGIGISKEDIPYLFDRFFRVDKMRSRATEGTGLGLSIAKWIVDAHHGKIQVSSEVGIGTSFLVTLPIKP
- a CDS encoding GntP family permease; the encoded protein is MIIEVLSILVSLGLLMFFAYRGYPVIVFAPIFTLLAVVLSGISLLPSYTETFMTNAANYVKSFFPIFLLGAIFGKVMELSGAASSIAHTIVRALGSNRAILAVVLACSILTYGGVSLFVVAFAVYPFAAAIFREANIPKRLIPGTIALGAFTYTMDALPGTPQIQNIIPTTYFGTDAYAAPVVGTIGAIMVFIGGMLWLERRRKQAVAAGEGYGEGHTNEPELIKNESYMNIWVAILPLALVLVGNYMFSRGIWTVETWYDPAILKESFKIEKVKNVVSSWSLIISLCLGIIAAILINVKQVKNKLASGLTAAAMGSLLAIFNTASEVGFGNVVKTLPGFKFIQGWIMGASDHPLVSEALAVNVLAGVTGSASGGMSIALEVMSKQYLEMANAAGISPELLHRIASMSSGGMDTLPHNGAVITLLAITGLTHRQSYKDIFAITVLKTAVVFILAFAVSIF
- a CDS encoding 3-hydroxybutyrate dehydrogenase, whose product is MEKLLEQQVAVVTGAASGIGLEIARTFAEEGARVVILDLNGEAAEAAAAQLQKEGHEAISFGCNVTDEVQMQACIQQTVQIFGRLDILVNNAGLQFVSPIEEFPTAKFEQMLSIMLTAPFVAIKHVFPIMKQQGHGRIINMASINGLIGFAGKAAYNSAKHGVIGLTKVAALEGAAAGITVNAICPGYVDTPLVQNQLADLAKTRNVPLEKVMEEVIYPLVPQKRLLQVKEVANYAAFLASKKASGVTGQAVVIDGGYTAQ